The Daphnia pulex isolate KAP4 chromosome 7, ASM2113471v1 genome includes the window CTCCCTCTTTTGCTGGTTATTATGAATTTCCGTGCATACTAAGTGATGGAACAagctacaaaaaaagaacgcgCTTGCAGCGCTGTCACGAAAATgaatgtatttattatttgcttCCTCATGGCCGTCATCACAGCTgacatgttttctttttctgtttgcttaTTACCTAATATTATGTATAGAAAACCCAAAGCTCCAGCTGGGTGTATAACATAGTCACTCTCAAGTTACACTGGAGCACTTGGTATTTTATATACTTGCGGTTCGTGGCACACCTTGGAAATTGGGAAATAGTGTTAAATGTTCATCTCTATATTGATTTCCATATCTACTCTATATAGATATTTCCTTGTCTTAACTTAACTTGCtaatgtgtgtgtttatttaaCGAGACTCGACGCAATCAACGGAACAAACGTTTGACCGTCGataaaaagttggaaaaaagttGATCATCTTTCATCCAATTCTTAGCAAAATAATTCGTTCGTTGCACAAAACTCTGTCACAAGCAACAGCTAGCTAGTAACCACAAAGGAAGTGATTACCAGACACCGAAGATCAACCGGAAACAAATGTTTATCAGCGTCTGCGTTTCGATACATAAACAAAAGCTTATTTTGGTCTCAACTCAGTCAGTAGACAGCGGTCAAGCGTTGGTAATCCAAAAAGGTTGAGCGGGCCGTTCAAATCGATTACGGGAATATgcatttcccaatttttttagtgttaTTAGTCGGTTTTGGAAAAACGACTTCTTCCTTAATTAACAACCGAGAATTACATCACAATTCTTCAGTCTCGTCAGACGGAATTCCacaggaaaaaattaataagaacCAACAACGTGATGGAAAGTCGATCGCCACCAACATCATCACTCAAGCCATCATCGCGTTACTCGCTCGTGAGCAACACAACATCACCAAGTCGTCCAACTTCCCGACCCTTGTGGCCACCAATATCAGCGAGCAGTGCCACAAGGACAGTGTCACCTATCACCAAGCCTATCTCCTTAGAGTCGACTGGGCTAAGAAAAGTAATtataattcaaatcaaattcaacattCACCCGCGAAATGCTTAAAAACCTTATAATTTGATATGTGCAGTGTTTGAATCTACCGGCAAACTCCCGGAAGCCTGGCACGGCAGTGGCAATTTGCACGGTCTAGGACTTTTCGACGAGTGTTTATCGGTAGGATACTGGGCGGAAATGCCATTCCACGGTCAGTATTGTACGGTGTTCTTCGATTCAGCGTTAGTAATGCCATGGGAGCTGGAAGAGACTAGTCCAACCAAGAAAAATTCAGAGAATAATGAGATGCAGCGAAACAATTGGGTGGGGATTCTGCAAGGCTTGGAGTTGCTCTACAACGGCCCGAGATTGAAAGAGCCCAAAATGAGAAGCAGCGATCCCAATTCGAAACATTTAATGGCCCTCGATTATTGCATACCTTCTTCGTGCTCCGCTCAAGACTTCCGCTCGTCTGTCGCCCAATTGGTGGGGAGCAGAGTCATAGGGAACACGACGTACGATGGGAATTTCTACTACACTTCCATGGTCACCATCAACGACGAGAATTATTGCTACACCACAGAGAAGATCCACGCCCCACCCAAGTATAACGGAGCCGATATTACTGTTGTGTAAGTCATAgtatattttcaattaattttcaatcattcATCGATGTAATATCTCTCTAATTGAAATTAAGTGTCGTACTGAGTTTACTTGGATTGGTTGTTCTTTTGGCCACATCGCACGAATTATGGCTGCATTATCAAAATCGTCCTGTCCAGCCGAAGAAAATGGTCGTGAAAGCATTGCATTGTTTCTCCATGCTCACCAACGGCAAGAAATTGTTGTCCACCAAATCGGCCGCCGTCGACAACTTGGCCTGTTTGAATGGAATCAGAGTCCTGTCAACCACCTGGATCGTTCTCTATCACACGTACTATCAAGCAATTATCAATCCCATGTACAACGTTTTTACATTAATTGAGGTAATAAATGAATTCCGTCCGTATTATACATATAATTAAAGTATTATTTCTTAGGATGCACTGACATGGCAACTTCATAGCGTTCTGAACGCCACCGTTTCAGTCGACACGTTTTTCCTGATGAGCGGCCTGCTCGTCACTTATTCCTTGATGCGCCAGCTGGACCGAAACAAAGGCCGTTTTAACGTTGGCTTCTTTTATCTTCATCGATATCTCAGGTCTCtatacattttattgtttggtcCATTTTATCCTGGACTAATTGATTTTCCTATTTGACACAGACTGACGCCGGTTTACGCCGTGATATTGGGCTTCATAGCCACACTGTTGGCTTATCTCGGATCAGGACCCAATTGGCAAAATGTCCGGAATCATAGCCTTGTTTGTCGCTCGAGATGGTGGACCAATCTTCTTTACATCAATAACTTTTTGGGAGCTGATGTAATAATGGAGTAAcacttattttaaatttggccTGAatgatttaatattattacCTTATCGGTTTTAGTGTATGGGTGAGACCTGGTATTTAGCATGTGATATGCAAATGTTTATACTGAGTCCGCTATTCATCTATCCTCTTTGGCGATGGAGAAAAATTGGCTTGAGCTGGGCCATTTTCAATATAGTAGGAATTCTGTGTGGAACTATTGCCATCTTCATTGTTTGGGATCTTCCAGCTATGAGTTTTTTCACAAGAGAGTAtgttatttttactttcttttctatttttaggcTGATGATTATACCtaatcaatttaattaaacattATAGGAATGACATGAACAATCCGTATTACTTCTATGGCTATTATGCTTCACTGTGGACTCGTTTTCCTCCATACATTCTTGGAATTTTACTCGGATGGATACTTCACTTGACAAAGAACACGCAGATTAAACTTAAGAAGGTAACTTTTTTAGCGTGAATTTTTAACcatatcattatttttttttataaaaccttttttaattttttaaaattaggttGTGGTGGCTGTTGGCTGGACCCTCACCATCGTGATTGGATTGGCCGTTATTTACGGTATGGTGCCTTATTTGAATGAGTACGAGGTTCCGGAAATGAACGATTTCGTCCGCGTCTCGTACGGATCACTTCACCGCATCGCCTGGGCCTCCTGCGTCGCTTGGATTATTTTCGCTTGCATTCATGGTTACGGAGgtatatatttaattatttaaatact containing:
- the LOC124197332 gene encoding nose resistant to fluoxetine protein 6-like, which encodes MHFPIFLVLLVGFGKTTSSLINNRELHHNSSVSSDGIPQEKINKNQQRDGKSIATNIITQAIIALLAREQHNITKSSNFPTLVATNISEQCHKDSVTYHQAYLLRVDWAKKMFESTGKLPEAWHGSGNLHGLGLFDECLSVGYWAEMPFHGQYCTVFFDSALVMPWELEETSPTKKNSENNEMQRNNWVGILQGLELLYNGPRLKEPKMRSSDPNSKHLMALDYCIPSSCSAQDFRSSVAQLVGSRVIGNTTYDGNFYYTSMVTINDENYCYTTEKIHAPPKYNGADITVVVVLSLLGLVVLLATSHELWLHYQNRPVQPKKMVVKALHCFSMLTNGKKLLSTKSAAVDNLACLNGIRVLSTTWIVLYHTYYQAIINPMYNVFTLIEDALTWQLHSVLNATVSVDTFFLMSGLLVTYSLMRQLDRNKGRFNVGFFYLHRYLRLTPVYAVILGFIATLLAYLGSGPNWQNVRNHSLVCRSRWWTNLLYINNFLGADCMGETWYLACDMQMFILSPLFIYPLWRWRKIGLSWAIFNIVGILCGTIAIFIVWDLPAMSFFTRENDMNNPYYFYGYYASLWTRFPPYILGILLGWILHLTKNTQIKLKKVVVAVGWTLTIVIGLAVIYGMVPYLNEYEVPEMNDFVRVSYGSLHRIAWASCVAWIIFACIHGYGGYVNRFLSWKIFIPLGRLTYVVYLVHQNYLLVYHAYIRKPYYYTKFTHAEHYFGIILMVFLMAFAICLVVEVPLLNLEKLLVNPTRTKKPAAVDIEIEPKRPNGEED